In Musa acuminata AAA Group cultivar baxijiao chromosome BXJ2-8, Cavendish_Baxijiao_AAA, whole genome shotgun sequence, one genomic interval encodes:
- the LOC135619614 gene encoding uncharacterized protein LOC135619614, producing the protein MRAVVQRVLSASVEVEGRVVSEIGPGLLVLVGVHESDTDADADYICRKVLNMRLFSNSKTGKSWDLSVKQSNFGVLLVSQFTLYGILKGNKPDFHVAMPPQKAKPFYESLVEKFRKSYTSDAVKDGVFGAMMKVNLVNDGPVTMQLDSSVSCSGSSEVVEVGEQ; encoded by the exons ATGAGGGCCGTCGTGCAGCGAGTCCTCTCTGCCAGCGTCGAG GTGGAGGGCCGCGTGGTGTCGGAGATCGGCCCCGGTCTGCTCGTCCTCGTCGGCGTCCACGAATCCGACACCGACGCTGATGCCGATTACAT ATGTAGGAAGGTCTTGAATATGAGGTTATTTTCAAATTCAAAGACTGGGAAATCATGGGATCTTAGT GTTAAACAGAGCAATTTTGGAGTATTACTGG TGAGCCAGTTTACCCTATATGGTATTTTAAAGGGTAACAAACCAGATTTTCATGTTGCTATGCCACCTCAAAAAGCAAAGCCTTTTTATGagtcacttgttgaaaaatttcGCAAGTCGTACACTTCAGATGCAGTTAAAG ATGGTGTTTTTGGAGCGATGATGAAG GTTAATTTGGTGAATGATGGTCCTGTCACGATGCAACTTGATTCATCAGTGTCATG CTCTGGTTCCTCTGAGGTGGTGGAAGTTGGTGAACAATGA
- the LOC135619615 gene encoding vacuolar cation/proton exchanger 3-like has product MAGARSMSSLPPRKRSDLEMLVNARSDTLRNFLANLHEVLLGTKLFPLFPVVPLAIAARCFRFGQAWVFSLSLIGLVPLAERMSFLSEQIAYYAGPTVGGLLNATCGNAPELIIALLALHKDKIGVLKWSLLGSTISNLLLVLGSSLFCGGLANLNKERQFDRKQADANLMLLLLASLCHILILTYCYVVKNDIYMVDAISTLELSRTCSIAMLVAYIGCMFFQLMTHRQLFVSQEEDDDIVSDTPVIGFASSFAWLVGMTMLVTILSNYVISTIEAASESWGMPISFISVILLPIVGNATEHAGAVIFAFKNKIDITLGISLGSSAQISLFLVPLTTVVAWIKDIHMDLNFKLLETGTLVLAILITTFTLQDGSWHYLKGLVLLLCYVVIAAVFFFYQTPLDHVYVAPVEVNGYR; this is encoded by the exons ATGGCCGGCGCTCGCAGCATGTCCTCTTTGCCGCCGCGGAAGCGGTCCGACCTAGAGATGTTGGTCAATGCGCGGTCGGATACCCTCCGTAACTTTCTCGCCAACCTCCACGAGGTCTTGCTCGGCACCAAGCTCTTCCCCCTCTTCCCCGTCGTGCCCCTCGCCATCGCCGCTCGCTGCTTCCGCTTCGGCCAG GCTTGGGTGTTTAGCTTAAGTTTAATAGGCCTCGTCCCTCTTGCCGAACGCATGAGCTTCCTCAGCGA GCAAATTGCATATTATGCTGGTCCAACAG TTGGTGGTCTCCTAAATGCCACATGTGGCAATGCACCGGAGCTGATAATTGCACTGCTAGCGCTGCACAAAGACAAGATAGGAGTCCTCAAATGGTCCCTTCTTGGCTCCACCATCTCCAACCTACTCCTCGTCCTTGGATCCTCCCTCTTCTGTGGTGGTCTCGCCAATCTTAACAAAGAACGCCAATTTGACAGG AAGCAAGCTGATGCGAATTTAATGCTGCTCCTGCTGGCGTCTCTTTGCCACATTTTGATTTTGACCTACTGCTATGTTGTGAAAAATGATATTTACATGGTGGATGCAATCTCAACACTCGAACTGTCGAGGACATGCAGCATTGCAATGCTAGTTGCCTACATTGGGTGCATGTTCTTCCAGCTGATGACCCACCGCCAACTTTTTGTATCACAAGAG GAGGATGATGATATTGTTTCTGATACACCGGTGATTGGATTTGCTAGCTCATTTGCTTGGTTAGTAGGAATGACGATGCTTGTCACTATTCTATCAAATTATGTCATTAGTACAATTGAG GCAGCTTCAGAGTCATGGGGAATGCCAATTAGTTTCATTAGTGTTATCTTGCTACCTATTGTTGGAAATGCAACTGAACATGCGGGTGCAGTCATCTTTGCTTTCAAGAACAAAATT GATATCACCTTGGGCATCTCGTTGGGCTCTTCAGCTCAAATCTCCTTGTTTTTG GTTCCATTGACTACTGTTGTGGCCTGGATAAAGGACATCCATATGGATCTCAATTTTAAGCTCCTCGAGACTGGAACTTTGGTTTTGGCAATACTTATAACCACCTTCACTCTTCAG GATGGAAGTTGGCACTATCTGAAAGGACTGGTCCTCTTACTTTGCTACGTCGTCATCGCAGCAGTATTCTTTTTCTATCAAACCCCTTTGG ATCATGTTTATGTTGCTCCCGTGGAGGTCAATGGATACCGATGA